A window of Pseudophryne corroboree isolate aPseCor3 chromosome 1, aPseCor3.hap2, whole genome shotgun sequence genomic DNA:
CCTACCTCGTCCATTATGAGAGAATGAGCTTTCCTCTTCATCGTTCCACCTCTGCTCACATTCAAAAGCTCTGTGCCCTAATCTTCCACAGCGAAAACTCCTCTGCTGTCGGACATTTCTTCCTCTCCTAGTATCACCTATAAGTGGAGCCCTGTCAAGATTTCTAGTAGCTTCTCTCTTCTTTACCTCTTCATTCAACTGAAGTGTTAATTTTCCTACCTCTCCTCGTAATCCCTCCACCATTTTAGTCAAATTCTCAATTGGACTAGTAACCTCTTCAATTATAGATGCAGCTACCTTAACCTCCTTTATACTTTTATCTCGTGCCTCTACTAAAGATTCCTCCTGTTTAACTTCCCGCATCAGTTTCATGAATGATGGAGGCTGTCTACTACTTGTGGTATATCGCAAGCGTTGAGCTATAGGATCGGTAGTAAGAGCCCCTTCTATCAACTGCTGCAGCCTCTTCTCATTAACCTCCTCGATCGTCATACCTCCCCTGTCCACTATTCGATGGATCAACCTATCAATGCGGTAAATGTAGGATGTCAACTTTTCACCAACATTTTGATAAGTGTGTCTTAGACGGTACTTCATATCATCTACATTCTCTATTGTTTCAAACTCCAGGTCCAAAGCTGCTAAGTAGTCTCGGAAACTTGCGGTAGGGTCATCTCTCCTGGTGGCATTTATCACTTCCCTGGCAGGTCCTCTTAGGCTCTCCACTAATCGCTGTTTCTTTACCGCATCAGCACAATGCCATTCTTCTGATAGTTGATGTACTGTTTCCCTCCATTCCTCATAATTATCTTCTCCTGCTGGTACTGGAAGTATCCCAGAAAAGCTTCTTAGACGCCTATAACCCCCTTCATAATGGATCCTTCCAAATTCATCCACTACAGATTTCATAACAGTCAAGATGGTATCATTCTGTCCTTGATCTGTTTTAGATTGGGAGTTTTGGCTGTCTTTCCTTGTACTCTGATCATCCTTTCCGTTACTAGAGGTTTTATGATTACTAGCAGATTCACCTGAAGCTCTTATACCCCTCTCCTCTTTTCCTTTAGGCCATAAAATATTCCATCTTTCCCCTCCAATATCAAGGGCAGGGATCATGGAAGGCATCATACCTCTTTCCAAGGGTTCCTTGGTAGCTATTAGAACTGCACTAACTGTTCCCAGTTCTCCTTCCTTAACATCTATGACACGTGGTTCTTTGACTCCAAATAGCTTCCCAACTGCTGATTCAATCTCTGCACTCTTTGCGTCATTAAGATCACCCGCTAATGCTAAACAGTGTAGAGGGGGAACACCTTTCTTTTCACACCACTCCAAGATATcctccccctgtaattgtgccataTTAAATAAACAGGAAGTATTCTGAGACTGTACGTATCTCAGCAGTGTGCCTCCATTATGTAACGGGGGTAATCCACGCTAGATTTTGAATAACTGTATTGTGCTATTAtgctagtgcctccacccaagcctcaAAGGTTGTTCCCCAGgagaaggcttgggaaaatcccctGAGGTCAGATAATATGCAATAACAATCGGTCTAGCAAGACTCACGTAACAGCAATTACTATAGTAAAAGAATTAATCACATATTGAAGAAAAAATTATGTTTTATTATCTCAGGAACCCTTGCTTGTCGGTTCTTGACTCCTTTAAATGAAATCAGAGGTTAAACAGAAAAAACAGTAAATGGACAATAACAGCATTTGTCAAAGAACTGACTTTTATACACACAAGTGTTACTTGTAGTAATTATTCTGTTGCAGACAAACCTTCCCGATCTTTGTCCCCTTTCTGACACTGAACCATCTAGTAACCACCTTGTTCCTTTCCTGAAGGTATTTCTCTTACGGTCACTTGCAGGGCTATCTAGCTACATATCTTCCATTTTGTAGCTTCTCTATACCTATATCACCTCCCCCAACTCTCcactctcacactcacacacacccaaTATAAGTTTTCTGACAATATAATTTAACAACAGAGTAATTATATTTCAAAATATTTGAGATCTCAAATTACCCCTTTTATTTTTGTAAGAGTGCACTTTAAATGTTAACTCAAGCCCGGGCTGAGGATGTCCTGAAGGAGTTAATTCAATGGATGATATGATTATCAGTTAAATTCAAGGCAAACGATGGTTAGATGTCTAGAATCCTGCTAATTAGCTGTATTTTATAAATGCTAGAAGTTTATCTCGGCTCATAGAAAGTTATCATCTGAAATAAGTGCAATACATTTCTTAATGCTGGTTGCTGGTTAGATAACTTAAACAGCTGGTGAGGTATTTTATTGCCTTGTGGAGAAGGAATAGGCCATCCAGTACTTTTAGTGATAATAACCTGTATAACTCCTGTAGTTCTCAGTCTAACACTTAAAGGGCAGATTCAGGTGATATGAAGCTGATGGCTGTAAGAATATGTATATGAGTTTCCTCCTGTCCCAGTGCTCTCTGATCAAGAACTGTCAGGGGTACTAAGGCTATGCCAGGGTTTTCATATAGAAATAACATCCAATAGTATTAACCAAATGGTTTAGGGCTGCAGAAAAGGGTGACTTTCCCTGGCAGGTAGCAGTCTTGTATAATTACTAGTTTTACACAGCTGAAGAGTTTGCCTCAGTCAGGGCGAATTGTAGAATCAGCAGTACATTATATCATCCTTTATATGCTATACTTCTTCACAGAATACTCTATCCAGTATGCATATAAGCTGTGTATGGCTCTTTGTGCTAGAGGAAGCCTTTTAGTATCTCAGTTAATGAGGGGGGGTTCAATTTAACTTAGGATCCGTTCACTGGGAAAAGCTCTGTATGTGAATAAACAGTCTACATAGACAAAGGGGTGGATAACAGTCTTGTTGGTAGAAGAGACTGCTGATAAAACCCTAGCCAGTGTGCTGTGTTGTGAGGGTTACCTTTAAGATCCTCTTGTCACCTCAGGAATATCTCTCTGCCGGCAGCCACACTCACAGTCTCTCCTCCAGACTCGGCCTCACAAACTCAGTCACTATATACTGGCTCTGGTAATGATTTTAGGACTGAACAGCTGCTACAATCAGGCAGGTAAAGGGTGCGGATCGGGACCTCCTCCTCAGCTGGATgcacctcactgctcccctgtcAACCAGCTGTCACTACAGCCTCCTCAGATAATTTTTTATCCTCCAAATCTGTCCTTTCACTAATAAGAGATGGCGCTGCCTTTACCACACAGCAGCCCCTGTCAGTGCCTCACTATTCTCCTCACAGCTGTTTCTGTCAGGGCTTCCCGCCTAAGGTAAGCCCCACCCACTCTGGCTTTTCTCTGACTGACCTCCTTGATGAGGGGAGGggctgggtttgtttgtttttctacccAGGATGTTTGCTGCCCCGCTCTCAATCTCCAACAGCTGTTTCATAGTTGCAGCTCATAAGGGGGCCTTAAAGttattaagtcaggcaccagtcacATAGTGTCCTTTATTTCATAGGAAAAATACTATAATAATGTTAAACGGATCACATATTTTCATCTGTATCCCTCAACTTTGTATATACCTCCTTTCACATATTTacatatgtaatgtatatattctTCTGACTGTAAACCAAACATTGATAAACTCATATAAGGTGTTACACTAGATTGATACTATGTTGTTAAGAATATTGGTAGTAACCAGTTATATATGAGTGATTCCCTGTATAACCTTTGCTAGAAATGTCGGAAACAGCGCTGCTATATTTGCTCTTATAAAGCATTGCACATGTAGTGTGTTTACATTTTTATATGGTAGTAACGGAGTGGTTTCTATGGTAACCTCTCTTTCAGCCCCAACACGTCAGCTGATCGGATCAAGGTATGTATCACTTCCTGGTGGACATGACCGGAAACCGGGCGGCGTGATTGGAGGCAGCGAGTAGGACTGGTGTGGgtttaaggtatttaaacacttaaTTTTTGTTTgtattgttatcctgatgaaggggctgcgaccccgaaactgtTGATATGATGACAGCACTGCAATAAAGCACTTTATGCACTTTTGAAAGACTCCAAGTGCCGCCTGTttgggaaattatatatatatatatatatatacatccaccagatccggcactcctattgtcccagtgtagaaacttgccaggtgccctccgtgacggccgtgttgcaacggcccacaatatccacacaccactcggcggcactccggacaaataaatgaagactacaaagtcatcttggataaatcgacgtttcagtgctcggcggcacttttatcaagattatcagacagcataagaaaccattgtgtatacaccatatatatagcatcagtgaaaccacacattgcacgtcaggtcccaccccactaccaatcaatgtggtgtcgggcgtggcgtgcaggcagctgaatcaagttcacaattacaagaaatgcacattataaacatcacagtgatcaaaaatgtataaatcacagaactcacacatacatgtgaaaaaacatctagataaaaaaggtgaaaaaatgaccatattaaaaaccaacaacaagcactagactttttagaacaagtatttcctcatgtagctatatacaaaagtagctacatatccaacagaacggaatgcctgtgctaataaacactccatagtctaagacaattccttacctggagatagcttataaagtaacatgctgtgtgtccatctatactaatgtattaaagatgcaacaatcttattatcacaagaaacagtgtaaccctagtgattcatttaaccctcgaggggaaagtgtaccaagcctttcaatccactgtgtctcccgctgtaagagcagtttttttctatcacctCCTCTGCTAAGGACAGGAATATGATCGATCATTCTATATTTAATTGCTGTTAAGCTATGTTTAGCAGTAGCATAGTGGCGAGCTAAAGGCTGATCACTAGTGCCTTTAAGAATTGCGGCTTTAATCGCCGATCTATGAagtgccattctctctttaaattggcgctccgttttccccacatattgTAAAGAGCAAGGGCAAGTGATCACATAAATCACATATTGGCTTGAACAGGTAAGGTGGTGTCTAATGAAAAACTTTTTTCCAGAATAGGGATGATTGAATACAGCACCTGTTTGTAAAAAGCCACACGTCGTGCAGTTCGGGCAACGAAAACAGCCATGTTTAGGGGATCCCCAAAAGGTTGTGCCCCGTACTGTATCACCTCCCATACCTGTAATATCCGTCCGAACCAGAAAGTTTTTAAGATTCTTGCCCCTGCGATAACAAGGCATTAATGAAGAATCAGACAGATTTAAATCCCTGTCAGTCTGGACAAGAGGCCAAAGTTTCTTGGCAGTTTTAGTCACAAAAGGACTTAAATGAGTATATGTGTTGGGCCACGCAAAGGGTTTAGTGGCCTTAGTTGCCTTCTTATTGCCCACTAGTAGCTTATCAATAGGTACTGCTAAAGCTTTACGTTTCATTAACTCAAGGTTCTTGGGACAATAACCTCTCTCCAAGAATTTTTTATACATTAGATCAACCTGCATCAGAGCTTCAGTTCTATTGCTGGAAATACGTAACACCCTTAAAAATTGACTATAAGGCAAAGAATCTTTAAACGCCTTAGGGTGTGCACTAGAAGCCAACAAAAGATTATTTCTGTCAGTAGATTTAGTAAATAATGACGTATCCAAAACGTCACCCTTTCTTGTGATGGTTACATCAAGATAATTGACTGTATCTCTGCTAATCTGGTAAGTAAATTTAACAGGGCTGTTAGACTGGTTATGTTCTTCCATTAAAGCCACAAATTCACATTCCAAACCCTGCCACAAAATGagcacgtcatctatatagcgaaaatatgcaaatatttTACTAGCAACTGTGGGGTTGGTGAAAAATACATCCTGCTCAAGTCTTcatttatttgtccggagtgccgccgagtggtgtgtggatatatatatatatatatatatatatatatatatatataaaaatatatataaaaaaaaatatatatatagtttatatttttattatataaaagTTTTAGTATttaactaaacaggtgtggtgtgtagTTTCTTACCTTTAAAAACTGGTTCTGCAGCACCTTTACAAtagccttgcaggtgtcagggatgatATGCCCCAAGGCTTTTGCAGAGATGTAGGCCCCAAACTTCACATCTTCCAGTGACCAGGTAGCCACCAGCCTCTTCTCAGCAGATATGGCCCTCAACATCTTGGTATCTTGCCTCTCAATGGTAGGGAGTCACCAGGCCTtgcaactcctggaaggtagcaTCATCCATTCGCAGGTATTCCCATTGAACTACTACAGAACTCTGGATCAGCTATCACAGCACTTACGAAACTTTGTCAGCAAATTTGGAAGACATCATCATGACCTAAGGGCTGGAAAAGATCTGTGTTCATACAAATACTGAAGGAGAGTGATCCAACTAACTGTAAAATTATTGAACAATTGCACTTATTCTATATGCTAGCAAGATCCTGCTTAAGATCATCCAATGGAGAGTAcaactgtgtatggagtgtgaattGCCCGAAATACATGCAGGGTTTAGAAAAGGAAGAGACACAAGAAACATCATGGCAGATGTAAGGTGAATGCTCGAAAAaccaaagaaatataaaaaaaaaatatagatgtGCTTCATTGACTACAGTAAAGgcgcccatacactagtgcgattttgcTAGATTTCATCCGATTTCAACGTATCGGGACGAGAAattggatgaaaagtggcaaatcgcagGTCAATCTGATCCAATGTGCGGTCCTGTGCTCATCAGATTGGAGCCTGTGGATTGCAGCGGCTGCACTATAGATTTGTCAGAGTCAGAGGAAAAACGGTGCACATCGCAGTGTTTTAAAgtacatgtgatatatcgcatgcaatttATCACCTGTGTCACTTTACTGGCATCTCAGAGACCCACCCACCGACACAGCAGtgatggcagcagctgcagcatcatCCCCAGCGAGCCATGGTTTTGGTTTGTGTGCTCGGATTAATCAGAAATAAAGTAGGTGATTGTTGTGTGCCATAATCACACTGTCCATgtacatccctactctggtcaccaGAATGTTTATCTCTACTGtgcacactggccaccaatgtacatCCCTACACTGGTCATCATAATGTTTATCCCTCATTGCACACTGGCTACCAATGTAtatccctacactggtcaccagaaTGATTATCTCTACTGTGCACACTGGCCACCAATATACATCCCTACTCCAGTCATCATAATGTTTATCCCTCATTGCACACTGGCTACCAATGTACATTCCTACTCCGGTCATCATAATGTTTATCCCTCATTCCACACTGGCTACCAATGTACATTCCTACTCCGGTCATCATAATGTTTATCCCTCATTCCACACTGGCTACCAATGTACATCCCTACACTGGTCATCATAATGTTTATACCTCATTGCACACTGGCTACCAATGTACATTCCTACTCCGGTCATCATAATGTTTATACCTCATTGCACACTGGCTACCAATGTACATTCCTACACTGGTCATCATAATGTTTATACCTCATTGCACACTGGCTACCAATGTACATCCCTACACTGGTCATCATAATGTTTATACCTCATTGCACACTGGCTACCAATGTACATTCCTACTCCGGTCATCATAATGTTTATACCTCATTGCACACTGGCTACCAATGTACATTCCTACACTGGTCATCATAATGTTTATACCTCATTGCACACTGGCTACCAATGTACATTCCTACACTGGTCATCATAATGTTTATCCCTCATTGCACACTACCAATGTACATCCCTACACTTGTCATCATAATGTTTATTCCTCATTCCACACTGGCTACCAATGTACATCCCTACACTGGTTATCATAATGTTTATCCCTCATtccacactggccaccaatgtacatTCCTACTCCGGTCATCATAATGTTTATACCTCATTGCACACTGACTACCAATGTACATCCCTACACTGGTTATCAGAATGTTTATCCCTCATtccacactggccaccaatgtacatTCCTACTCCGGTCATCATAATGTTTATACCTCATTGCACACTGACTACCAATGTACATCCCTACACTGGTTATCATAATGTTTATCCCTCATtccacactggccaccaatgtacatTCCTACTCCGGTCATCATAATGTTTATACCTCATTGCACACTGGCTACCAATGTACATTCCTACACTGCTCATCATAATGTTTATACCTCATTGCACACTGGCTACCAATGTACATCCCTACACTGGTTATCATAATGTTTATACCTCATTGCACACTGGCTACCAATGTACATTCCTACACTGGTCATCATAATGTTTATCCCTCATTCCACACTGGCTACCAATGTACATGCCTACACTGGTCATCATAATGTTTATACCTCATTCCACACTGGCTACCAATGTACATCCCTACACTGGTCATCATAATGTTTATACCTCATTCCACACTGGCTACCAATGTACATACCTACACTGGTCATCATAATGTTTATCCCTCAAAACAACACAGTCATTGGTCCACGGGGAAGTGTCTCTGCTCCATACTACACCTAACcccagcctattcctcccacccaacccCAGCCTATTCCTCCCATCCACCCACCCTACCCACTTACTCCTCAGTGGTGTACATGGCCATGGTGCAGGCAGAGGAGGAGCTGCCTGAGTTAACttacctgtcgtttttttaaaagaaTTCCACTAAATATGGTGCTATAGGCTACATTGTGTTTTGATTACAGATTGTTGGTGGTGGATACACACACGCTGTACATGCGTAATAATGAGGCTGGGACCTTTGATTCTGCACTttgcagcatgtgtgtattctcctaTTTCAATCTGTGATCAAAACACCAAATAGCCCTCCCATGTTAGGAGTATATATACTGACCCATATTTATGGGAATTTAACACTTTCAAATACACCATAATTTATACTGTGATCTATTTTTAGAATGTTTACTCTATTTTAAGCCATTTTGGCAAAACATTGATACAttgcacagatagatagatatatatatatatatatatatatatatatacatacagagggaaaaccacagcacttaccgcaccagaagcggggcacagctatgcacttaccacccaCAGGGAGGGGTGCATGTAAcattgcactctccaccacagaagcggggtacacagctgtacttaccactcacagggcggggtgcatgtagcccatgaccaatcgctctaataaatacaaacagagaacccagcactcaccaaagtaaactcacttatcctcaacaattcaataaataaatgatgggggtttagttggtggattggccaatgcacggaagcccgcataccgattttcaaggtaccccaccttcatgcaggtcctacactatcacagagtcttaaaacctgactaccacactgctgcatcatctgcctgctagatgtaatgtgtacctgccacagactttatggcttttaaaggcacactagtcacctattgcactggctcaaagatgattgctaaaaaacagctgagacaggttcaggataataaagtccacacaggggtgcacttgtcttgctgtgtcttgaggaagggagtgcgtctcccgaaacgttgacattaaagcacgtttttctacattcttgaaagtctcctgagtgccgccttccatgcaCCATACATAGAGCTATCTTgctcaaggagggcaccggagcacattcCCAGCGGGTtcgaggagtgccagacccaacagagcggtatatatatatatatatatatatatatatataatttatatttttattatataaaagTTTTAGTATttaactaaacaggtgtggtgtgtattttcTTACCTTTAAAAACTGGCTCTGCACCACCTTGACAATAGtcttgcaggtgtcagggatgatATGCCCCAAAGTTTGTGCAGAGATGTAGGCCCCAAACTTCACATCGTAGCCACCAGCCTCTTCTCAGCAGAgatggccctccgcatcttggtATCTTGCCTCTCAATGTAGGGACTCACCAGGCCTtgcaactcctggaaggtagcaTCCTCCATTCGCAGGTAGTTGCTATAATCCTCTGGGTTGTTCTCCCTAATCTCTGTCAGGAGTGACATTtgagagagagtccccctcttcaGCAGCCACTCCTTTGTCCAGCAGGACCTCACCCTTCTCTGTTCCTAATCCCTCCTATCACTTCTCCCCTTCAGAAAGCCATAGTCTAGCAGAAGTTGATAGCGATAGGAATCCACCTCAGAATAGGGTATAGCACTTTGTTGAGACAAGCCAAACAAAGCAAAGTATGGTAGCAATGTAGAATGCTCAGCAGGTATAAACCAACCTCACTAATAACAGAGCAGAAGTGTGCACAGAGTAAAATGGTGCCTGCTTCATATATCCCTATTTAGTCCAACCCCCCTAGTACCCTGTAGTCCAGCCCATCAGATAAATCTTATGCGCAAATAGCACCTCAAGTACCAAATCAGAGACCTGGGCTCCCGGGAAGCTACTGGGGAAGTTCAATGGAATCCTATGGGATTTATCCTGTAGGATAAGTCACAGTAGTGTATGGGGACCATAAGGCCTTTGACTGTGTTAATCATGAAATGCTCTGGAAAACATTAAGAAATATACGCATACCAGAACATCTGATTATCTTCATACAGAATCTCTACATAGATCAAGAGACTTTAGTCCGCATAGATCAAGGACAAAAAGATTGGTTTAAAATCAGCAAAAGTGTATGACAAGACTGCATCCTTTCACTGTATCTGTTCAACCTGTATAGAGAATACATCATCAGAGATTCAGGGTAGCACAGCTCCGGCAGCACTCTATGGACCTGGGAGCTGCCTGAGGAGCTcccaatagcagcagcagcatcacgGAGCTGCTACCATGACACTGCCGGTACAGTATGCCTGCAGCCAGTCAGGAAGTTGGATCCTTATGAGAAGAGCTGGGGGAGCTAGTAGATGCTGTTCTATTTCAGTCAGTGACAGAGACAGGAGCTGAAAACTGAGGCTGCAGACAGAGGTTGAGACTGGATGAGGAGCTGAGCTGCTAATAGGggcaagtgaggagagcaggtaaCTACTTGGGGAGGGGGCAGTCTGCACATTATAGAGAAGGGGGAAATAGAGAAGTCTAcatacactaatacacacacagACTAAGTGTAGGGCCACAATAATACATCTACAGAGTACAAAGATAGGGAGGCACACTaatgcacatacagactaggagaggagggggcacactaatgtataTACTGACTAGGAAGGGGCACAATGATGCACATACAGACTAAGCATGGTGGAGCTCCAGAAGTCTTTAGAGACTGAGAGCAggagctgctgcagcagggactGAGGCAAGTGAGAATGGGTGAT
This region includes:
- the LOC135050375 gene encoding modulator of apoptosis 1-like; its protein translation is MAQLQGEDILEWCEKKGVPPLHCLALAGDLNDAKSAEIESAVGKLFGVKEPRVIDVKEGELGTVSAVLIATKEPLERGMMPSMIPALDIGGERWNILWPKGKEERGIRASGESASNHKTSSNGKDDQSTRKDSQNSQSKTDQGQNDTILTVMKSVVDEFGRIHYEGGYRRLRSFSGILPVPAGEDNYEEWRETVHQLSEEWHCADAVKKQRLVESLRGPAREVINATRRDDPTASFRDYLAALDLEFETIENVDDMKYRLRHTYQNVGEKLTSYIYRIDRLIHRIVDRGGMTIEEVNEKRLQQLIEGALTTDPIAQRLRYTTSSRQPPSFMKLMREVKQEESLVEARDKSIKEVKVAASIIEEVTSPIENLTKMVEGLRGEVGKLTLQLNEEVKKREATRNLDRAPLIGDTRRGRNVRQQRSFRCGRLGHRAFECEQRWNDEEESSFSHNGRGRESSGNAVGRLMNPASAP